The window GGGACACATTTAAATCACCTGGCAATGTCTGCGTGGAGAGGCGTGGGGGCCACAATAAGCTTGCACCCCCTTGTGTGTCCCCTAAATGTACAGTCTGAATAATTGTAAGCATGGTCTTTTACCTGTTATTGACTAACAAcagtaatgtttaatgtaactggcccctttAACAGTTAAACTGGCCCTAGCTTGGCCCCCCACACAGCCAGAGAAAGACAATTATATAATATCTAGTAATACCTGACCCAGACATTAATTTCTCATTCAAATAAACTTTATAACTTGAATTAAAACTTTATTTCTGATGCAAACACAGTCCTGAGATTACATATAATATATGAAAGGGGGCTAACCAACCCAGCATCAACCAACCCATTTGCGAACAGACGATTTGACCGGCCTGGATTTAGCAATGTGACTGGGCTGGGCACTCGCGATGGAAGCAGTGGCGGAAGCTGGACAGATTGGCCCCATCTCCTCTGCTGGAGCGGCTTGGTAGAGCAGGTGTCCTCCGCTCCCCTTCGACTTGTAATGGAAGCCAGGTGGGTCGCTGAAGCTGGCAGGGCAGGGCCGGAACTCCCGGGTCACGTACGAGGTGTTGTAGACAGTGTTGTCATCCAGCTTCATCTGGCTCATTGCCTTCGGTATTGGCTTGAAGCTGACGGCCTGGGGGACACTCTTCTGGGTGTACTCAGACCGGTTAGTGGTGGTGGTCTCGAAAGCCCCTGAGGGAGGGCTGATCTGCTCCCTACGGACCACCTGACTGCGCTTCTTAGCCTCCCAGGCACGGTAGTCCTCCTTCATGGTGGAGCGAGCCTTGAAGGGCTTCCCTTGGCACCAGGCCTTGATGGGTGGACGAGCCAACACTGCCGGCTGGCCCATCTGGCCTCCAAAATCCTTGTGGGCAGTGGAGATTGACTCAATGTCACCCTCCGGAAGGCAGTGTGTGTCGGTTTTCCGCTGGAAAGACTGCTGCACAGGCCATGCCTTGTACTTGTCCTTAGTCTCCGAGCAACCTTTGAAGGGTACAGTGCTGGCCTCATAAGTGGATATGGTTTTAAAGGACTTGGCCACCTCCCCTCTTAACCCCTTGAAGTCTTGTCTGTGTATGCTAACCCCACAGAAGGGCACACTGTTGGGCTTGTAAGGAACTTTCGTTTTGGGCAGTCTCTGGTGGGTCTGGTGTGGCACATACATCAGTTTGTAGTTGGAAATGCCCTCGAACGGTTGGGACTCCTGGATATCAGGGGTCGACTTGAAACTCTCTCGAACCTCAGCTGTAGGTTTGGGGCAGTAATGGTCCTGGAATGTTGTTGTCCCGCTGAACTTATCCTCGCTCACCTTCAGGTTGTCACTGGTTCGGATGGCGTCTGGTCGAACTGCATCCCAACACTGGTAATCCTCTGTGGATTGAGAACAGAGCATTAGCATCTCTTGGAGCAACTGTACATATACTGTTAATCTGAatgtatcttttttttttctttttatactGGTATTCAATCTACGCTGCAGTCGCTTGTGTGCCCATACCTTTATACAGCGACTGGGTGTCCATTTTAACCGTTGGGACTTCATATTTTGCAGTTCTATTGCCAACAATGTTCTTGTTGACAGAGAATGGCTTGAAGTCCCTCATGTATGTGGTGGTCAGTAGCATGGTCTCTGTTGGTGTGATGTACGTACT of the Osmerus eperlanus chromosome 14, fOsmEpe2.1, whole genome shotgun sequence genome contains:
- the LOC134034213 gene encoding stabilizer of axonemal microtubules 2-like; the encoded protein is MTTKCKCQICTCGRHQCPHTPQPLVIPTSLLDSACVLTEYQDKFNFHEGVVPRKSKKVVQEYRPSEAEMDTSTTFRSDYVPHTVIQRPKPKASSTYITPTETMLLTTTYMRDFKPFSVNKNIVGNRTAKYEVPTVKMDTQSLYKEDYQCWDAVRPDAIRTSDNLKVSEDKFSGTTTFQDHYCPKPTAEVRESFKSTPDIQESQPFEGISNYKLMYVPHQTHQRLPKTKVPYKPNSVPFCGVSIHRQDFKGLRGEVAKSFKTISTYEASTVPFKGCSETKDKYKAWPVQQSFQRKTDTHCLPEGDIESISTAHKDFGGQMGQPAVLARPPIKAWCQGKPFKARSTMKEDYRAWEAKKRSQVVRREQISPPSGAFETTTTNRSEYTQKSVPQAVSFKPIPKAMSQMKLDDNTVYNTSYVTREFRPCPASFSDPPGFHYKSKGSGGHLLYQAAPAEEMGPICPASATASIASAQPSHIAKSRPVKSSVRKWVG